The Gemmatimonadota bacterium genome includes a region encoding these proteins:
- the accD gene encoding acetyl-CoA carboxylase, carboxyltransferase subunit beta, which translates to MAWFERRQRGLNPQKRKEIPKGLWVKCDKCDAMLYKAELERDFNVCGQCGFHFKIGHQGYISLIMDPESFAETDADLRTVDPLQFKEKENYPDYMKRYQKRTGMQEAVVSGTGRIDGRLVSLSIHDGSFLAGSMGSVVGEKVTRSIRRSLDQKIPLLVVATSGGARMQEGILSLMQMAKTSLWLNRLSEEKVPFIVLITNPTMAGVMASYASLGDFTLAEPGAMMGFAGGRVIEQTIGSSLPEGFQTAEFFLTKGFVDQVVPRTRLRETLITILSYFPDREKTEEAESEVS; encoded by the coding sequence ATGGCCTGGTTCGAAAGAAGACAGCGGGGACTGAATCCCCAGAAGCGCAAGGAAATCCCCAAGGGGCTGTGGGTCAAATGCGACAAGTGCGACGCCATGCTGTACAAGGCCGAGCTCGAGCGGGACTTCAACGTGTGCGGCCAGTGCGGGTTTCATTTCAAGATCGGCCACCAGGGCTACATCTCCCTGATCATGGATCCGGAATCCTTCGCCGAAACCGACGCCGACCTGCGCACCGTCGATCCGCTCCAGTTCAAGGAAAAAGAAAACTACCCGGACTACATGAAGCGGTACCAGAAGAGAACGGGCATGCAGGAGGCCGTGGTGTCGGGTACGGGCCGTATCGACGGCAGGCTGGTTTCCCTGTCCATCCACGACGGTTCTTTTCTGGCCGGCAGCATGGGTTCCGTGGTCGGCGAGAAGGTGACGCGGTCCATCCGGCGGTCGCTCGACCAGAAGATACCGTTGCTGGTGGTCGCCACCTCGGGGGGAGCGCGCATGCAGGAGGGCATTCTTTCCCTCATGCAGATGGCGAAGACGTCCCTGTGGCTGAACCGCCTGTCGGAGGAGAAGGTTCCCTTCATCGTCCTGATTACGAATCCGACCATGGCCGGCGTGATGGCGAGTTACGCTTCGCTGGGGGACTTCACCCTGGCCGAGCCGGGCGCCATGATGGGTTTCGCCGGCGGAAGGGTGATCGAGCAGACTATCGGCTCGAGTCTGCCGGAAGGATTCCAGACTGCGGAGTTTTTCCTGACGAAGGGTTTCGTGGACCAGGTCGTGCCGAGGACCAGGCTGCGGGAGACCCTGATCACGATCCTGAGCTATTTCCCCGACCGGGAGAAGACGGAAGAGGCGGAATCGGAAGTGTCATGA
- the purF gene encoding amidophosphoribosyltransferase, whose product MWGDDEIREECGVFGIYGDPAAARLTFLGLYALQHRGQESSGMAVSDGHHIESHRAMGLVSEAYDHGERVSDLKGHIAIGHNRYSTTGTSNVDNAQPFMVNFKRGQLATAHNGNFTNTGALHLSMEESGSIFRTSSDSEIVLHLIARSSEPDLPAMIADALRHVEGAYSIVFLSGTQLIGVRDPRGFRPLCLGRIGDAHVLASETCAFDIMKAEYIREVKPGEMVVIDEQGIRSFFPFEEAEPAACIFEYIYFARPDSKVFGENSDKFRRRFGRQLAEEHPVDADIVIAVPDSATTAALGYSEQSGIRFEIGLIRNHYVGRSFIDPDQSMREFTVRLKYNPVQGVLRNRRVVLVDDSIVRGTTLNQLVRLIRGAGASEVHVRISSPPIRHPCYYGIDMQSRGELIASQTRVEEIRQYLGADSLGYLSIEGMVKTGKEYGKPGVGYCTACFSGDYPVVPEDSLNKLMLES is encoded by the coding sequence ATGTGGGGAGACGACGAAATACGCGAGGAGTGCGGAGTCTTCGGCATCTACGGCGACCCCGCCGCCGCCAGGCTGACCTTCCTGGGGCTGTACGCCCTCCAGCACCGCGGCCAGGAAAGCTCCGGGATGGCCGTCTCCGACGGCCATCACATCGAATCCCACCGGGCCATGGGACTGGTCAGCGAAGCCTACGACCACGGCGAACGGGTGAGCGACCTCAAAGGCCATATCGCCATCGGCCACAACCGGTACTCCACCACCGGCACGTCCAACGTCGACAACGCGCAGCCCTTCATGGTCAACTTCAAGCGTGGGCAACTGGCCACCGCCCACAACGGCAATTTCACCAATACCGGCGCGCTGCACCTGTCGATGGAAGAGTCCGGATCCATTTTCCGTACCTCCTCCGACAGCGAGATCGTTCTCCATCTCATCGCGCGATCCAGTGAGCCCGATTTGCCCGCCATGATCGCGGACGCCCTCCGGCACGTGGAAGGCGCGTATTCCATCGTATTCCTGTCCGGGACACAACTCATTGGCGTCCGGGATCCCCGCGGATTCCGGCCCCTGTGCCTGGGACGCATCGGGGATGCCCACGTGCTCGCGTCGGAAACCTGTGCCTTCGACATCATGAAAGCGGAGTACATCCGGGAAGTGAAACCCGGAGAGATGGTCGTCATCGACGAGCAGGGCATCCGGTCCTTCTTCCCCTTCGAAGAGGCGGAGCCGGCCGCGTGTATCTTCGAGTACATCTATTTCGCCCGGCCCGACAGCAAGGTCTTCGGAGAAAACAGCGACAAGTTCCGCCGGCGGTTCGGCCGCCAGCTGGCGGAGGAACACCCCGTGGACGCCGATATCGTCATCGCCGTGCCGGATTCGGCCACGACCGCCGCGCTGGGCTACTCGGAGCAATCGGGAATCCGGTTCGAAATCGGCCTGATCAGGAACCACTACGTGGGGCGGTCATTCATCGATCCGGACCAGTCGATGCGTGAATTCACGGTGAGACTGAAGTACAACCCCGTTCAGGGCGTGCTACGGAACCGGCGCGTGGTCCTCGTGGACGATTCCATCGTGCGTGGCACAACCCTCAATCAGCTGGTACGGCTGATCCGCGGCGCGGGTGCGTCCGAGGTGCACGTGCGGATCAGCAGTCCGCCCATCCGCCATCCCTGCTACTACGGGATCGACATGCAGAGCCGGGGCGAACTCATCGCCTCGCAGACTCGGGTGGAGGAGATCCGCCAATATCTCGGGGCGGATAGTCTGGGCTACCTGTCCATCGAAGGCATGGTGAAGACCGGCAAGGAGTATGGAAAGCCCGGGGTGGGGTACTGCACGGCCTGCTTCAGCGGAGACTATCCCGTAGTCCCGGAAGATTCGCTCAACAAGCTCATGCTGGAATCATAG
- the ndk gene encoding nucleoside-diphosphate kinase — MERTLVLIKPDAVQRGMIGLVTGRFESKGLKIAGLKLMQLTDGILNEHYAHLSDKPFFPRIKSFMRETPVVALCLEGVDAVDVVRSLCGVTNARQAAPGTIRGDFGMSVQCNLVHASDSQETARAEVPRFFSEDELFTYAKAEDTVVYASDER, encoded by the coding sequence GTGGAACGAACGCTTGTTCTCATCAAGCCGGATGCCGTGCAGCGTGGAATGATCGGTCTCGTCACCGGCCGTTTCGAAAGCAAGGGGCTCAAGATCGCGGGCCTGAAGTTGATGCAGCTGACCGACGGGATCCTGAACGAGCACTACGCGCACCTGTCCGACAAGCCCTTTTTCCCTCGCATAAAGTCCTTCATGCGGGAAACGCCGGTGGTGGCTCTGTGCCTGGAAGGCGTCGACGCCGTGGACGTCGTGCGGAGCCTGTGCGGCGTGACGAACGCGCGCCAGGCCGCTCCGGGTACGATCCGCGGCGATTTCGGCATGAGCGTGCAGTGCAACCTGGTGCACGCCTCCGATTCCCAGGAGACGGCGCGGGCGGAAGTGCCCCGCTTCTTTTCCGAGGACGAACTGTTCACCTACGCGAAGGCGGAAGACACCGTCGTTTACGCCAGCGATGAGCGGTAG
- a CDS encoding ATP-dependent RecD-like DNA helicase has protein sequence MDILTGTIERITYQSEETGYTVARLRPEADACRTAENLARASTRDGLLTITGELAKIAAGERVEVSGYWVTHKQYGKQFKIVESKSIQPTTTDGIRKYLGSGLIKGLGPAKAAMIVDHFGEDTLEVIEKTPSRLSEVKGIARKTINVIRSGWEEQKHLQEVMQFLIGHDVSMAYAVKIYKTYGNEAIRQVTENPYRLSTDIWGIGFKTADKIAMNLGVDPGDPARVQAGIRYVLESRAEDGHVYVPFEGLAEECIGFLEADPAAIPAGLEALIQAEVVIRSNDWIYLQPLYYAEQGIARHVARLVDHPRTSPSRERIDEHIRHIEKERDIAFNTEQREAIHTSASQSVMAITGGPGTGKTTCVQGIVYLFRRVGAKVALAAPTGRAAKRLSEVAGAEAKTIHRLLEFNPGLMEFGRNQDNRLEADLVILDESSMVDTAMMNALLRAVKTSARFIMVGDVDQLPSVGAGNVLRDMIDSGQVPVVRLTEIFRQARESSIVMNAHRVNQGEMPDTKNRNQGDFFFINEPDPSAGADQIAELCTDRLPRKYGLDPYNDIQVLTPMYRGEIGVDQLNQRLQQVLNPSGSALKRGDRELRVGDKVLQTRNNYGKMTFNGDIGRIGHIDPDARTVDISFQETVRYDYGELDELILAYAISVHKSQGSEYPAIILPLYSTHYIMLQRNLLYTALTRAKALVVIIGMPKALAIAVKNNQVVERYTGLREALGEMAGARSGVLPGLAT, from the coding sequence ATGGACATTCTCACCGGTACCATCGAGCGCATCACCTACCAGAGCGAGGAGACCGGCTATACGGTCGCACGGCTGCGTCCCGAAGCGGACGCCTGCCGGACCGCGGAGAATCTCGCCCGCGCATCCACGCGGGACGGACTGCTGACGATCACGGGCGAACTGGCGAAGATCGCGGCGGGTGAACGGGTCGAAGTGAGCGGGTACTGGGTAACCCACAAGCAGTACGGCAAGCAGTTCAAAATCGTCGAATCCAAATCGATCCAGCCCACGACCACGGACGGCATTCGGAAGTACCTGGGATCCGGGCTCATCAAGGGACTGGGCCCGGCCAAGGCCGCCATGATCGTCGATCACTTCGGCGAGGACACGCTCGAGGTCATCGAAAAGACGCCGAGCCGGCTGTCCGAAGTGAAGGGCATCGCGCGGAAGACCATAAACGTCATCCGATCCGGCTGGGAGGAGCAGAAGCACCTGCAGGAGGTCATGCAGTTCCTGATCGGCCATGACGTCAGCATGGCCTACGCGGTTAAAATCTACAAGACCTACGGCAACGAGGCCATCAGACAGGTCACGGAGAATCCGTACCGGCTGTCCACGGACATCTGGGGCATCGGTTTCAAGACCGCCGACAAGATCGCCATGAACCTGGGGGTCGATCCCGGAGACCCGGCCCGGGTCCAGGCCGGCATCCGGTACGTGTTGGAGTCCCGGGCCGAGGACGGCCACGTATACGTCCCTTTCGAGGGGCTTGCGGAAGAGTGCATCGGCTTTCTCGAGGCCGATCCCGCCGCCATTCCCGCCGGCCTTGAAGCGCTGATCCAGGCCGAGGTCGTTATACGCAGCAATGACTGGATTTACCTGCAGCCCCTCTATTACGCGGAGCAGGGCATCGCGCGGCACGTCGCGCGCCTGGTCGATCATCCGCGCACGTCGCCGTCCCGCGAACGCATCGACGAACATATCCGGCACATAGAAAAGGAACGGGACATCGCCTTCAACACGGAGCAGCGTGAGGCGATACACACCTCCGCGTCCCAGAGTGTCATGGCGATTACCGGCGGACCGGGAACCGGCAAGACCACCTGCGTACAGGGCATTGTCTACCTGTTTCGCCGCGTGGGGGCGAAGGTGGCGCTGGCCGCGCCGACGGGCCGGGCCGCGAAGCGGCTGTCCGAAGTGGCCGGCGCCGAGGCGAAGACCATCCACCGGCTGCTCGAGTTCAATCCGGGTCTCATGGAGTTCGGCCGCAACCAGGATAATCGGCTGGAAGCCGACCTGGTCATCCTCGACGAGTCCTCCATGGTGGATACCGCCATGATGAACGCCCTGCTGCGAGCCGTGAAGACCTCCGCCCGGTTCATCATGGTCGGCGACGTCGACCAGCTGCCTTCTGTGGGCGCGGGCAACGTGCTCAGGGACATGATCGACTCCGGCCAGGTTCCGGTAGTCCGCCTGACCGAGATCTTCCGTCAGGCGCGGGAAAGCAGCATCGTGATGAACGCCCACCGGGTGAATCAGGGCGAGATGCCGGACACGAAGAACAGGAACCAGGGCGATTTCTTCTTCATCAACGAGCCCGACCCGTCTGCCGGCGCGGATCAGATCGCCGAACTGTGCACGGACCGCCTGCCGCGCAAATACGGCCTCGATCCCTACAACGATATCCAGGTGCTCACCCCCATGTACCGCGGCGAGATCGGCGTGGATCAGCTCAATCAGAGGCTTCAGCAGGTGCTGAATCCGTCGGGGTCCGCACTGAAGCGGGGCGACCGGGAACTGCGCGTGGGCGACAAGGTGCTGCAGACGCGGAACAATTACGGGAAAATGACCTTCAACGGCGACATCGGCCGCATAGGACACATTGATCCGGATGCCCGGACGGTGGATATCTCCTTCCAGGAGACCGTCCGTTACGATTACGGGGAACTGGACGAACTGATCCTGGCCTATGCCATCAGCGTCCACAAGAGCCAGGGGTCGGAGTACCCGGCGATCATCCTGCCGCTCTACAGCACCCATTACATCATGCTGCAGCGAAACCTGCTGTATACCGCCCTGACCAGGGCAAAGGCGCTCGTCGTAATCATAGGCATGCCCAAGGCGCTTGCCATTGCGGTAAAGAACAACCAGGTCGTCGAACGGTACACGGGCCTGCGGGAAGCGCTGGGTGAAATGGCCGGCGCCCGGTCCGGCGTCCTCCCCGGCCTGGCGACATGA
- a CDS encoding peptide transporter, whose amino-acid sequence MSVREEELREDSPEQYQNPDTALFGEADEPYLPGFNLKTIWACLFVGFVMLPGSIYLSLVTGGQTGAADWVTVILFLEIAKRSLVKMTRQEIMILYWAAAGLAAAGNAMNTGITGGPFAHLIWEQYYKQSPEATGIATLIPTWVVPTLDSTAMASRTFFHMDWFVPVLVLTAVTVLFAVNSYSMGYILFRVTNDVERLTFPLARVHAGGATALAETSQNREGWRWRAFSIGSVIGVSWGLLYVMIPILSSTFLVTPITILPIPFIDFTTSLKEVLPATMVGIGTDLGTLLAGFVLPFWVVIGTFVSSAIIALVANPLLYHNGILTTWEPGMSLIPTQISNNIDFWLSFTIGASLVIGIVGFAATIRAILKSNRERREDPDRETQVQPTPKGRGDLPIWLVFIFWFVSTTGFVVILYILIPDFPWWISAIFGYLWSPVFSYIGARMIGITGSPYGTSFPFVKEASFLLSGYKGVAVWFAPIPIFEHGKVAETFKQLDLTKTTFGSVVKLTAVTTVLMFICSFIFYSLVWKLNPIPSSAYPYVQKMWPLNAAMRTIWVKSTLPGGLTFIFDIIKIEYIIAGLGITGGLFGLITLVGGSPLFFYGLVGGMAMPLWQTLPTFFGAILGRYYFSKRYGEEKWMSYVPIVLAGYGAGIGLIGMIAIAIALISKAISQIVY is encoded by the coding sequence TTGTCCGTCCGTGAAGAGGAACTGAGGGAAGACAGTCCGGAGCAGTACCAGAATCCGGATACCGCTTTGTTCGGCGAAGCGGACGAACCCTACCTGCCCGGCTTCAACCTGAAGACGATCTGGGCCTGCCTGTTCGTCGGTTTCGTCATGTTGCCGGGATCGATCTATCTGAGCCTGGTGACGGGCGGTCAGACCGGCGCGGCAGACTGGGTCACCGTCATCCTGTTCCTCGAGATCGCCAAGCGCTCCCTCGTCAAGATGACCCGGCAGGAAATCATGATCCTGTACTGGGCCGCGGCCGGGCTGGCCGCCGCGGGGAACGCGATGAACACGGGCATCACCGGCGGCCCCTTCGCCCACCTGATCTGGGAGCAGTACTACAAGCAGTCGCCGGAAGCCACGGGCATCGCCACGCTGATCCCGACCTGGGTCGTGCCGACCCTGGATTCCACCGCGATGGCGAGCCGGACCTTCTTCCACATGGACTGGTTCGTGCCCGTCCTCGTCCTCACCGCGGTGACCGTCCTCTTCGCCGTAAATTCCTACTCGATGGGATACATCCTCTTCCGGGTCACCAACGACGTGGAGCGGCTGACCTTCCCGCTGGCGCGGGTGCACGCGGGGGGCGCCACGGCGCTGGCCGAGACGTCGCAGAACCGGGAAGGCTGGCGATGGCGGGCGTTCAGCATCGGATCCGTGATCGGCGTATCCTGGGGACTCCTGTACGTAATGATTCCCATCCTGTCCAGCACGTTCCTGGTCACGCCCATAACCATTCTGCCCATCCCCTTCATCGATTTCACCACTAGTCTCAAGGAAGTGCTGCCCGCGACCATGGTGGGGATCGGGACCGATCTGGGCACCCTGTTAGCCGGATTCGTTCTGCCCTTCTGGGTCGTGATCGGCACCTTCGTGTCATCGGCCATCATCGCGCTCGTGGCCAACCCGCTGCTCTACCACAACGGCATCCTGACCACCTGGGAGCCCGGGATGTCGCTGATCCCGACGCAGATTTCCAACAACATCGATTTCTGGCTCAGCTTCACCATCGGCGCCTCCCTCGTCATCGGCATCGTGGGTTTCGCCGCGACCATCCGGGCCATACTGAAATCCAATCGGGAGCGGCGGGAAGATCCCGACCGGGAAACGCAGGTGCAGCCGACGCCGAAGGGCCGGGGCGACCTGCCGATCTGGCTCGTATTCATCTTCTGGTTCGTCAGCACGACGGGTTTCGTGGTCATCCTCTACATCCTGATCCCCGACTTTCCCTGGTGGATCAGCGCCATCTTCGGATACCTCTGGTCGCCGGTGTTTTCCTACATCGGGGCCCGGATGATCGGCATCACCGGCTCGCCCTACGGCACCTCCTTCCCCTTCGTCAAGGAAGCCTCCTTCCTGCTGTCCGGCTACAAGGGGGTCGCCGTGTGGTTCGCGCCGATTCCCATCTTCGAGCACGGGAAGGTGGCCGAGACCTTCAAGCAGCTCGATCTCACCAAGACGACCTTCGGCAGCGTGGTCAAGCTGACCGCGGTGACCACCGTCCTGATGTTCATCTGCAGTTTCATCTTCTACTCGCTCGTATGGAAGCTCAACCCGATCCCTTCCTCGGCCTATCCCTACGTGCAGAAGATGTGGCCCCTCAACGCGGCCATGCGCACCATCTGGGTGAAGTCCACCCTGCCCGGCGGCCTCACGTTCATCTTCGACATCATCAAGATCGAGTACATCATCGCCGGCCTGGGCATCACGGGAGGACTCTTCGGCCTGATTACGCTGGTGGGCGGTTCGCCCCTCTTTTTCTACGGCCTGGTCGGCGGCATGGCCATGCCGCTCTGGCAGACCCTGCCGACCTTCTTCGGCGCGATCCTGGGGCGCTACTACTTCTCCAAGCGCTACGGCGAAGAGAAATGGATGTCCTACGTGCCCATTGTGCTGGCCGGCTACGGGGCCGGCATTGGACTCATAGGCATGATCGCCATCGCCATCGCGCTGATTTCCAAGGCGATTTCGCAGATCGTGTATTGA
- a CDS encoding dihydrodipicolinate synthase family protein, whose product MQSEALYDTLNSVTAIPIVPYKGGVIDLDGHRKNIRYLMENNHLDGNRKRVIGIAGTSLIHHFSFEDQMRVIAATGEEMGEGGFLMSGIVPNPISQAEELVRGQSVLPRPPDVYLIMPLTGVADHEATYDDYMAFAERLGTDCGARFLLYMRSADYVNPIIRLVRDSPHMVGVKVGTSEEEVAPLIEGIGDDGIVMWGIGDRSTRAAEMGARGHTSGIAIVAARAADEINNAQRRGDLAESSRVEALISDLEHLRFMNGRQYNYSAVIEAMIIGGWEDVAAGEGGPFNPRVPRDIADRVAEAVEPLRDYH is encoded by the coding sequence ATGCAAAGCGAAGCACTGTACGACACGCTCAATTCCGTCACCGCCATACCCATCGTGCCCTACAAAGGCGGCGTAATCGACCTCGACGGCCATCGTAAAAACATCCGTTACCTGATGGAGAACAACCACCTCGACGGGAACCGGAAGCGGGTGATCGGGATCGCGGGAACGAGCCTGATCCACCATTTCTCCTTCGAAGACCAGATGCGGGTCATCGCGGCGACGGGGGAAGAGATGGGAGAGGGCGGATTCCTGATGTCCGGCATCGTGCCGAATCCGATTTCCCAGGCCGAGGAGCTCGTTCGCGGGCAATCGGTCCTGCCGCGTCCGCCGGACGTGTACCTCATCATGCCGCTTACCGGCGTGGCCGATCACGAAGCGACCTACGACGACTACATGGCCTTCGCCGAGCGGCTCGGCACAGACTGCGGCGCACGCTTCCTTCTGTACATGCGGTCCGCGGATTACGTGAACCCGATCATCCGTCTGGTCAGGGATTCGCCCCACATGGTCGGTGTGAAAGTGGGCACGAGCGAAGAAGAAGTCGCCCCGCTCATTGAGGGCATCGGCGATGACGGTATCGTCATGTGGGGGATCGGAGACCGGAGCACCCGGGCGGCCGAAATGGGTGCCCGGGGCCACACCTCGGGCATTGCCATCGTCGCCGCACGCGCGGCCGACGAGATCAACAACGCCCAGCGCCGGGGCGACCTCGCGGAATCGTCCCGCGTGGAAGCCCTCATTTCAGACCTTGAACATCTGCGGTTCATGAACGGCCGGCAGTACAACTATTCGGCGGTGATCGAGGCGATGATCATCGGGGGATGGGAGGACGTTGCGGCGGGCGAAGGCGGGCCCTTCAATCCGCGGGTGCCACGGGACATTGCCGACCGCGTGGCCGAGGCGGTGGAGCCATTGCGGGACTACCACTAG
- a CDS encoding mandelate racemase/muconate lactonizing enzyme family protein, with protein sequence MHITGIDIDAVDVNGQHHWVFVHVRTDDGVDGLGELNPSAPRSAVLGALRKIEQEVVGKDPRRIEQLAASLKPRPEDRPAVHALCAFEQGLWDILGKSLDAPVHALLGGKCRDSIPVYANVTRAALEGTPDDFVRQATGAVGDGHTAVKIAPFDGRLGSGATLIDHGLQCVHAVREAIGPDINLLLDCYGRFSLDEACRIVDGLRGVDLYWLEEPVGERDLDGYRQIKRATGCRIAGGERAMLIEGFWPLFGARAMDVIMPDVTVAGGIGELKKIASIAESRGQLTAPHGPFGPVTVAAHVQIMASHPAFLILEYAWGQVPWREGLVSPAEQVVNGRINIPDSPGLGLSLEPGVVEAYRVDPMAA encoded by the coding sequence ATGCATATAACGGGCATCGATATCGACGCGGTGGACGTGAACGGACAGCATCACTGGGTATTCGTGCACGTCCGGACCGACGACGGCGTGGATGGACTGGGTGAGCTCAACCCGTCGGCGCCGAGAAGCGCGGTCTTGGGCGCGCTGCGGAAAATCGAGCAGGAGGTTGTCGGCAAGGATCCGAGACGGATAGAACAACTGGCCGCGAGCCTGAAACCGCGTCCGGAAGACCGGCCCGCCGTGCATGCGCTGTGCGCCTTCGAGCAGGGCCTGTGGGATATTCTCGGGAAGTCGCTTGACGCCCCGGTCCACGCCCTGCTCGGAGGAAAGTGCCGGGACAGCATCCCCGTTTACGCCAACGTCACCCGGGCCGCGCTGGAGGGCACGCCGGACGACTTCGTCCGCCAGGCCACGGGCGCCGTCGGTGATGGACATACCGCGGTGAAGATCGCGCCGTTCGACGGCCGCTTGGGATCGGGCGCGACACTGATAGATCACGGACTGCAGTGCGTACACGCCGTGCGGGAGGCCATCGGGCCGGACATCAACCTGCTCCTCGACTGCTACGGCCGTTTCTCGCTGGATGAAGCCTGCCGGATCGTGGACGGATTGCGCGGCGTCGACTTGTACTGGCTCGAAGAGCCGGTGGGGGAGCGGGACCTGGATGGATACAGGCAGATCAAAAGGGCAACCGGGTGTCGGATTGCCGGCGGGGAAAGGGCCATGCTCATCGAGGGATTCTGGCCCCTCTTCGGCGCCCGGGCCATGGACGTCATCATGCCCGACGTCACAGTCGCGGGCGGCATCGGAGAACTGAAGAAGATCGCCTCGATCGCCGAAAGCCGGGGGCAACTGACCGCGCCGCACGGTCCCTTCGGTCCGGTCACCGTCGCGGCGCACGTTCAGATCATGGCCTCCCACCCCGCGTTTCTCATCCTCGAATACGCCTGGGGACAGGTACCCTGGCGCGAGGGGCTCGTATCGCCTGCGGAACAGGTGGTAAACGGGCGGATCAATATCCCTGACAGTCCGGGCCTCGGCCTGAGCCTGGAGCCCGGGGTCGTGGAAGCATACCGCGTCGACCCGATGGCGGCCTGA
- a CDS encoding MBL fold metallo-hydrolase, protein MHPFEDLHVPAGSVGIHWFGQSSFGLKHPDGTVIQVDPYYPRERPADRFVHARAPLDEGTLKTDYVLLTHNHGDHTCLESLERLAADYPEVRYVGPIESIDALREAGFDAGRMTVVTAGDTAEMGSSKAHTVWAKPPEGLPDDGIAPPDVQHLGYVVEIGSVRVYISGDPVNTFADHESLLAPVRALRPQIGFLTNHPNEGEFPFFDGSARIAVSLGLKAAVPAHYACFVARDYDPVEWASHLPEGGPEPLVIPYNQSTVYSP, encoded by the coding sequence ATGCATCCCTTCGAAGACCTGCACGTGCCCGCCGGTAGCGTGGGCATACACTGGTTCGGACAGAGCTCTTTCGGACTGAAGCATCCGGACGGCACGGTGATCCAGGTCGATCCCTACTACCCCCGAGAAAGGCCTGCGGACCGCTTCGTCCATGCCCGGGCGCCCCTGGACGAAGGGACGCTGAAGACCGACTACGTGCTCCTGACCCACAACCACGGCGATCACACCTGCCTGGAATCGCTGGAGCGCCTGGCGGCCGACTATCCGGAGGTCCGCTACGTGGGACCGATCGAGAGCATAGACGCGCTTCGAGAGGCAGGTTTCGATGCCGGGCGCATGACGGTCGTTACCGCGGGAGACACCGCCGAAATGGGTTCATCGAAGGCACATACGGTGTGGGCCAAACCGCCTGAAGGCCTTCCCGACGACGGCATCGCGCCACCCGACGTGCAGCACCTGGGATACGTCGTCGAAATCGGATCGGTCCGCGTGTACATCTCCGGCGATCCGGTCAACACCTTCGCCGACCACGAATCCCTCCTCGCACCGGTGCGGGCGCTGCGGCCGCAGATCGGGTTTCTGACCAATCATCCGAACGAGGGGGAATTCCCTTTCTTCGACGGATCGGCGCGCATCGCCGTTTCCCTCGGGTTGAAAGCCGCCGTTCCCGCTCACTACGCCTGTTTCGTGGCGCGCGACTACGATCCCGTTGAATGGGCTTCCCATCTGCCGGAGGGCGGACCGGAGCCCCTGGTCATTCCGTACAACCAGTCCACGGTGTACAGCCCCTGA
- a CDS encoding protein-L-isoaspartate(D-aspartate) O-methyltransferase: MLLSRFFRKRGPDAAPVSPQERMIEEQIRGRGLDEPRMIDAMRAVPRHRFISEAYRAHAYEDCAVSLDLGQTVSQPYIVGLMTRLLEANETDRILEIGTGSGYQTAILARLARSVYTVERLSVLGQRARKTLQSLGYDNIHYRIGDGHNGWLEEAPFDGIMVTAAPSVLPEALFEQLKDGGKMVIPIGEELYTVTRSGEEAVKVHHGGVRFVPMVKEGE, translated from the coding sequence ATGCTGTTATCCCGTTTTTTCAGGAAAAGAGGGCCGGATGCGGCTCCCGTTTCTCCCCAGGAACGGATGATCGAGGAGCAGATCCGGGGACGCGGACTCGACGAACCCCGGATGATCGACGCCATGCGCGCCGTGCCGCGGCACCGGTTCATTTCCGAGGCGTACCGAGCGCACGCCTACGAAGACTGCGCCGTATCTCTCGACCTGGGACAGACCGTGTCCCAACCCTATATCGTAGGACTTATGACCCGGCTGCTCGAAGCGAATGAAACGGACCGGATCCTGGAAATCGGCACGGGATCCGGCTACCAGACCGCCATCCTGGCACGGCTCGCCCGGTCCGTATACACGGTGGAGCGGCTGTCCGTCCTGGGGCAGCGGGCCCGGAAGACCCTCCAGTCCCTGGGTTATGACAATATCCATTACCGGATCGGAGACGGCCACAATGGGTGGCTTGAGGAAGCGCCCTTCGACGGCATCATGGTGACGGCGGCGCCGAGTGTGTTGCCCGAAGCACTGTTTGAGCAGTTGAAGGACGGTGGGAAAATGGTCATCCCAATCGGCGAAGAACTTTATACCGTGACGCGGTCGGGTGAAGAGGCGGTCAAAGTGCACCACGGCGGCGTGCGGTTCGTGCCGATGGTGAAGGAGGGGGAATAG